From a region of the Alphaproteobacteria bacterium genome:
- the bioD gene encoding dethiobiotin synthase: protein MLKQGFFIAGTGTDVGKTVVSAWMLTHLGADYWKPVQSGMNQIDRATVREITGLTPDHFHPSTYELVDPLVPIESARRMGITLDHNRFMLPVTPRPLLVEGAGGLLVPINEEFLMIDLIAKLGLPIVLVCSSKIGTINHTLLSLEAIRSRKLPLLGVVMNGPLLSYNKEAVESFGQVKILAEIPQMDQITADKLRSIRPHLPFSRWTREELLHAVA from the coding sequence ATGTTGAAACAAGGATTTTTTATTGCCGGCACCGGCACGGATGTCGGGAAAACCGTAGTCTCTGCCTGGATGCTGACCCATCTCGGCGCGGATTATTGGAAACCGGTGCAATCCGGCATGAATCAAATTGACCGCGCCACCGTACGCGAAATCACCGGATTGACTCCCGATCATTTTCATCCATCGACTTATGAATTGGTGGATCCATTGGTCCCGATTGAATCGGCCCGCCGCATGGGAATTACCCTCGATCATAATCGCTTTATGCTGCCCGTTACCCCGCGCCCATTATTGGTCGAAGGCGCGGGTGGATTGTTGGTTCCCATCAACGAAGAATTTTTGATGATCGATTTGATCGCCAAGTTGGGATTGCCAATCGTTTTGGTATGTTCGTCGAAAATCGGCACCATCAATCACACGTTATTAAGCCTAGAAGCGATCCGGTCGCGCAAACTGCCGTTGCTGGGAGTTGTAATGAATGGCCCGTTATTGTCATACAATAAGGAAGCGGTAGAATCGTTCGGCCAGGTCAAAATTCTGGCCGAAATTCCGCAAATGGATCAGATCACCGCCGATAAATTGCGTTCCATCCGGCCACATCTACCATTCTCCCGCTGGACGCGCGAAGAATTATTGCATGCGGTGGCATAG
- a CDS encoding methyltransferase domain-containing protein, translating to MSTPTGKNIRRSFGRAAPVYDDYAIVQQQIVEKLVHKVQHFALPFEPRILEIGAGTGTLTRKLNQLWPHADYIVTDVSIDMLKRARMNIGTRRGINYVAMDAGKLAVEGPFDLIVSSMILQWLPDPIQSIQDIGRLLVPGGVFAFAFLEKKSFSSWRQACDKVGVSCGLWDYVPLADVKTTPGVFAVQEKIQTFFDNAEGFLMNLKSIGSGTPRLGHQPLTPKQMKRALAEANRMKPFVVNYEVIFGAYQATSGIADLPNTVRASDTTS from the coding sequence ATGTCCACGCCAACAGGAAAAAACATCCGCCGCAGTTTTGGGCGCGCCGCGCCAGTGTATGACGATTACGCCATCGTACAACAACAGATTGTTGAGAAACTGGTGCACAAAGTACAGCACTTTGCGCTGCCATTTGAACCGCGTATTTTGGAAATTGGCGCCGGCACCGGTACTTTGACGCGTAAGTTAAATCAATTGTGGCCGCACGCCGATTACATCGTGACCGATGTCAGTATCGACATGCTGAAAAGGGCGCGGATGAATATCGGCACGCGCCGGGGCATAAATTATGTGGCGATGGACGCTGGAAAACTGGCGGTGGAAGGACCATTCGATTTAATCGTTTCCAGCATGATTTTACAGTGGTTGCCGGATCCCATTCAATCGATTCAGGACATTGGCAGACTGCTGGTGCCGGGCGGCGTATTTGCGTTTGCATTTTTGGAAAAGAAAAGTTTCAGTTCCTGGCGCCAGGCTTGCGACAAAGTGGGAGTATCCTGTGGCCTGTGGGATTATGTGCCATTGGCCGATGTAAAAACCACACCGGGAGTTTTTGCCGTTCAGGAAAAAATTCAAACATTCTTCGACAATGCCGAAGGGTTCTTGATGAATTTAAAATCGATCGGCTCCGGTACGCCGCGATTGGGGCATCAACCTTTAACTCCGAAGCAAATGAAACGCGCCTTGGCCGAAGCCAATCGAATGAAACCATTTGTGGTGAATTATGAAGTAATTTTTGGCGCGTATCAGGCAACTTCGGGTATTGCCGACCTGCCGAATACTGTCAGGGCTTCGGACACAACATCGTAA
- the fabI gene encoding enoyl-[acyl-carrier-protein] reductase FabI, translating into MADSFTLQNKNGLILGLANDHSIAFGCMRKCLEAGANLAVTYQGPKSRPYVESAVKQLDSVQTKNLKILTECELTDDDQVKSLFDQITRQMGSLDFLIHCIAYAPHDDLYGRVVDCSRDGFLQAMDISCHSFIRLARASLPLMSKGGSMITMSYYGAEKVIENYNMMGPVKAALEASVRELASELGPNNIRVNAISPGPMPTRAAGGLLHFDQLQQQAIAKSPLHRLSNLEDVGALAVFLVGDASKAITGMILPVDAGYHIMG; encoded by the coding sequence ATGGCCGATAGTTTTACATTGCAAAATAAAAATGGATTGATTTTGGGTCTTGCCAACGATCACTCCATCGCTTTTGGATGCATGCGCAAATGTTTAGAGGCCGGCGCCAACCTCGCCGTAACTTATCAAGGTCCAAAATCCAGGCCTTATGTGGAATCGGCTGTAAAGCAACTGGATTCTGTCCAAACAAAGAATCTAAAAATACTGACAGAGTGTGAATTGACCGACGATGATCAAGTAAAATCTTTATTTGACCAAATAACCCGGCAGATGGGCAGTTTGGATTTCTTGATTCATTGCATTGCCTATGCGCCGCATGACGATTTATATGGCCGGGTGGTCGATTGCAGCAGGGATGGATTTTTGCAGGCAATGGATATTTCCTGCCATTCTTTTATTCGCCTCGCGCGCGCCTCGCTGCCGTTAATGTCCAAAGGCGGATCCATGATTACCATGTCCTATTACGGCGCGGAAAAAGTAATTGAAAATTATAATATGATGGGCCCGGTAAAGGCCGCTTTAGAAGCCAGTGTGCGGGAATTGGCCAGTGAACTTGGCCCCAATAATATTCGCGTCAATGCCATTTCACCGGGGCCGATGCCTACACGGGCTGCTGGGGGCCTGCTGCATTTCGATCAGTTGCAGCAACAAGCGATTGCCAAATCGCCGCTGCACCGGCTTTCTAACTTGGAAGACGTTGGCGCCCTAGCGGTATTTTTGGTGGGCGACGCATCCAAAGCCATTACCGGAATGATTTTGCCGGTGGATGCCGGTTACCACATTATGGGCTAA
- the bioA gene encoding adenosylmethionine--8-amino-7-oxononanoate transaminase, whose product MKNYSDLDKRHIWHPYTQASSAFDSICIAKASGNKLFDVEGREYLDMVSSWWVNIHGHAHPKIVSAIAAQASELDHVIFADFTHAPAAELAAQLVKSLHRATTGQLNRVFYSESGSSAVEIALKQTLHYWKNVGKAYRTGLIAFDGGYHGDTVGAMSVGRKSGFFEPYAEFLFDVETVPFPHTWPGDEKIEQKEKKSLEALQKILATRGREIGAIIFEPLVQGASGMRMCRPEFVAHAAQMARDYGLLIIFDEVMTGFGRTGTFCAYEQCGVVPDILCLAKGLTGGFLPLAVTICDEKIYDAFKGAGFDRALAHGHSYTANPIACAAALASLSLFKTENTLQKIEMIQACHQKQFMPLAAHSSARHCRILGTIAAVDLDMDTDYGSKLSRDMRLFFLNRGILIRPLGQTIYILPPYCTTAEELQKSYDVVSEALTVFGRSAIPEVA is encoded by the coding sequence ATGAAGAATTATTCGGATTTAGATAAACGGCATATTTGGCACCCCTATACCCAGGCATCCAGCGCCTTTGATTCGATCTGCATCGCCAAAGCATCAGGCAATAAATTGTTTGATGTCGAAGGCCGCGAGTATCTGGATATGGTTTCATCCTGGTGGGTGAATATTCATGGCCATGCCCATCCGAAGATTGTATCCGCGATTGCCGCGCAAGCATCCGAACTGGATCATGTGATTTTTGCAGATTTCACCCACGCCCCAGCCGCGGAATTGGCCGCACAATTGGTGAAATCATTGCATCGCGCCACAACCGGTCAATTGAACCGCGTTTTCTATAGCGAAAGCGGATCATCGGCGGTTGAAATCGCGTTAAAACAAACACTGCATTATTGGAAAAATGTCGGCAAGGCCTATCGCACTGGGTTGATTGCCTTCGATGGCGGATATCATGGCGATACGGTCGGCGCGATGTCGGTCGGACGTAAAAGTGGATTTTTCGAACCTTATGCTGAATTTCTATTCGATGTCGAAACCGTTCCATTCCCGCATACCTGGCCAGGCGACGAGAAAATCGAACAAAAAGAGAAAAAGTCGCTGGAAGCTTTACAAAAAATATTGGCGACCCGTGGCCGGGAAATTGGCGCGATTATTTTTGAACCGTTGGTCCAAGGCGCATCGGGCATGCGCATGTGCCGTCCGGAATTTGTGGCCCACGCCGCGCAAATGGCGCGCGATTACGGCCTGCTGATTATTTTCGACGAAGTCATGACCGGATTCGGCCGTACGGGTACATTTTGCGCTTATGAACAATGTGGCGTTGTGCCGGATATTCTATGCCTGGCCAAAGGATTGACCGGCGGATTTTTGCCATTGGCCGTCACAATATGCGATGAAAAGATATACGATGCGTTCAAAGGCGCTGGATTCGATCGCGCCCTGGCGCATGGCCATTCCTATACCGCCAACCCCATCGCTTGTGCCGCAGCATTGGCATCGCTGTCTTTATTCAAAACCGAAAACACGCTGCAAAAAATTGAAATGATCCAAGCCTGCCATCAAAAACAGTTTATGCCATTAGCAGCGCATTCATCGGCGCGACATTGCCGCATATTGGGCACAATTGCAGCGGTGGACTTGGATATGGACACGGATTATGGCAGCAAATTAAGCCGCGATATGCGTTTGTTCTTTTTGAATCGCGGGATATTGATTCGCCCGTTGGGCCAGACGATTTATATTTTGCCGCCCTATTGCACGACAGCAGAGGAATTGCAAAAATCTTACGATGTTGTGTCCGAAGCCCTGACAGTATTCGGCAGGTCGGCAATACCCGAAGTTGCCTGA